A genomic region of Homalodisca vitripennis isolate AUS2020 chromosome 5, UT_GWSS_2.1, whole genome shotgun sequence contains the following coding sequences:
- the LOC124361838 gene encoding uncharacterized protein LOC124361838, with translation MSKRPLSSTSRDESIEIDFHRESSRKKQRLEACHSGNVFVELKSAFRGILKTYYLKNGCDEVKDIALFLESHKVKLIELVNQQLSVNGAVKFNLVFECTYIKPLSEETQARAFKTKNKKILYDSSIDSIVKRMYRKISQEESEYLDKGSGWTLYKIDGILVRFSRYRPLRGSTYIPLPQIIENKKAVINPKNLHDNQCFKWAIISRYVKGSHRERVNNRYLNLQNKFNFEGISFPTPLNQVKKFEKNNPNVSVNVYSFNESEDVYPLKVCDKELKEHFDLLLFTNNIGISHYCYITNFSRLVRSQITSHETQASFCKRCFKHFQGSNSKTQLKNHIKDCISHKPIKVIMPVDSDDSDEPLFLSFSNFHYKYPVPIVAYCDFESILKKPLAEEKLSQHVTVKSIHEPMSFCVYFAYDKDSLPDEILNSLPNEPYLYRGPNASAKFVEYIVSMANLIGDLLDVNKSMLPLTQEEKERVKSTTHCECCNSEFTETFNQPCKDHCHLSGRFRSVLCYACNLKRQNQKFLPVVIHGSSNYDSHFIIKNLGCDERKVEVIPNSKEKYISFVKHTESGIKLRFVDSFRFMGSSLSSLVQNLSLDQFNHTKMFFNNEDLSLVTRKGVYPYEFTDAWEKLDLTQLPSKECFYNTMTLNDISESDYEHAKKVWNSFQCKTLGEYSDLYLKTDVLLLCDVFQNFRLVCQSNYDLDPAHYLTLPSLTFDAMLKFTNVKLELIEDYNQYLFIEKGIRGGITQCVKRHAKSNNSYMGNAFDPGKDSSFLIYIDANNLYGYAMSKPIPKDSFKWLTKKQIKTFDVLSVPDNGDVGYIIECDVKYPHRLHDKHNDLPFLSENKCPPGSKQIKLLTTLQHKKKYVCHYLVLKQALNHGLKLKKIRRVLKFNQSTWLKPYIDFNTKKRKEANNSFEKEFYKLLNNAMFGKTIENIRKRTNLELVTDSRKVEKLVSKPGFKNRIVYGENISAIEMVKDKLYFNKPIYIGFTVLELSKLHMYDFHYNVVKPFYSNKIVNVLYLDTDSFFYEIFTPDVYEDFLNPNLKCFLDLSDYPKDHKCYDETNKKTLGKFKDECVSIPILEFIGLKPKLYTYTTMNNEYLTTSQGHRLKKSQRYNKISCR, from the coding sequence atgtctaaaagacCTTTGTCAAGCACTTCAAGAGATGAGTCAATAGAAATTGATTTTCACCGTGAAAGTAGCAGAAAAAAGCAACGTCTTGAAGCTTGTCACAGTGGTAACGTTTTTGTAGAACTTAAGAGTGCTTTTAGAggaattttgaaaacttattacCTCAAAAACGGATGCGATGAGGTAAAAGACATTGCTTTGTTTTTAGAATCACATAAAGTAAAACTTATAGAATTGGTAAATCAACAGTTAAGTGTTAATGGTGCAGTGAAATTTAATCTTGTGTTTGAATGTACGTATATTAAACCACTTAGTGAAGAAACTCAGGCAAGAGCCTTTAAGActaagaataaaaagattttgtatgacTCTTCAATTGATTCAATAGTTAAAAGAATGTACAGAAAGATTTCTCAAGAAGAAAGCGAGTATCTTGACAAAGGAAGTGGTTGGACACTGTATAAAATAGATGGTATTCTCGTAAGATTTAGTAGGTACAGACCTCTCAGAGGTAGTACGTATATTCCACTACctcaaatcattgaaaataaaaaagcagtaataaatccaaaaaatttaCATGATAATCAGTGTTTTAAGTGGGCCATCATTTCTCGATATGTAAAAGGTTCTCACCGAGAACGTGTAAATAACCGATATCTCAACTTacagaataaattcaattttgaaggaaTAAGTTTTCCCACACCACttaatcaagtaaaaaaatttgaaaagaataatcccaatgtaagtgttaatgtttatagtttcaaCGAAAGTGAGGATGTTTATCCATTGAAGGTATGTGACAAGGAGCTTAAGGAACATTTCGATCTGCTTCTCTTCACAAACAATATAGGTATAAGTCATTActgttatataactaatttttctagattagttaGGTCTCAGATAACTAGTCATGAAACACAAGCTTCTTTCTGTAAGAgatgttttaaacactttcagGGATCTAATTCTAAAACACAGTTAAAGAATCATATAAAAGATTGTATTTCACATAAACCTATTAAAGTTATTATGCCTGTTGACAGTGATGATTCGGACGAAccgttgtttttatctttttctaattttcattacaaatacccAGTACCTATTGTAGCTTATTGCGATTTTGAATCTATTCTAAAAAAGCCTTTAGCTGAAGAAAAGTTGTCTCAACATGTAACTGTAAAATCTATTCACGAGCCAATGAGCTTTTGTGTGTATTTTGCTTACGATAAAGACAGTCTAcctgatgaaatattaaatagcttACCGAATGAACCATATTTGTATAGAGGACCTAATGCCTCGgcaaaatttgtagaatatatagtAAGCATGGCAAACCTAATTGGTGATTTATtagatgtaaacaaatcaatgctACCTCTTACTCAGGAAGAAAAAGAAAGAGTTAAGTCAACCACTCATTGTGAATGCTGCAATTCGGAGTTTACTGAAACTTTTAACCAACCTTGTAAAGATCACTGTCATTTGTCAGGACGTTTTAGATCAGTTTTGTGTTATGCTTGTAACTTAAAGCGacaaaatcaaaagtttcttcCTGTAGTAATTCACGGAAGTTCAAATTACGAtagtcattttataataaaaaatctaggtTGTGATGAAAGAAAAGTTGAAGTAATTCCGAATagcaaagaaaaatacatttcatttgttAAGCATACAGAAAGtggaattaaattaagatttgttgATAGCTTTAGATTTATGGGAAGTAGTTTAAGTTCGCTTGTACAAAATTTAAGCTTAGACCAATTTAATCATACAAAGATGTTTTTTAACAACGAAGACTTGTCATTAGTTACTAGAAAGGGTGTTTATCCATATGAGTTTACAGATGCTTGGGAAAAACTTGATTTAACTCAGTTGCCAAGCAAGGAATGTTTCTATAACACTATGACTCTAAATGACATCAGTGAATCAGATTATGAACATGCTAAAAAGGTTTGGAATAGTTTTCAATGTAAAACACTAGGTGAATATAGTGATCTTTACCTTAAAACTGATGTATTACTTTTGTGTgatgtatttcaaaactttagattAGTATGTCAATCAAACTACGATTTGGATCCTGCTCATTACTTAACCTTACCTAGTCTTACTtttgatgctatgttaaaatttacaaacgtaaAACTTGAACTTATTGAAGACTATAATCAATATCTTTTCATTGAGAAAGGTATAAGAGGTGgtattacacagtgtgtaaaacGCCATGCAAAATCTAATAATAGTTACATGGGTAACGCCTTTGATCCTGGAAAAGacagttcatttttaatatatatagatgcAAACAACTTATATGGATACGCAATGTCAAAACCTATACCAAAAGATTCTTTTAAATGGTTaaccaaaaaacaaattaagacatTTGATGTTTTGTCTGTACCTGATAATGGGGATGTTGGTTACATAATTGAGTGTGATGTAAAATATCCACATCGTTTACATGACAAACACAATGACTTACCGTTCTTGTCAGAAAACAAATGTCCTCCAGGATCAAAGCAAATCAAACTCCTAACTACTTTACAACACAAAAAGAAATACGTTTGtcactatttagttttaaagcaagCTTTGAATCatggattaaaactaaagaaaatccgtagagtattgaaatttaatcaaagcACTTGGTTGAAACCTTATAtagatttcaatactaaaaaacgaaaagaagCAAACAATAgctttgagaaagaattttataagcttcttaaCAATGctatgtttggaaaaacaattgaaaatataagaaaacgtaCTAATCTTGAACTGGTAACTGATTCCAGAAAAGTAGAAAAACTTGTTTCTAAACCTGGGTTCAAGAACAGAATTGTCTATGGTGAGAATATTTCAGCCATTGAAATGGTAaaggataaattgtattttaataaaccaatctaTATAGGTTTTACTGTTCTTGAATTATCTAAATTGCATATGTATGATTTTCACTATAATGTAGTTAAACCTTTTTATTCCAATAAGATTGTTAACGTACTTTATTTAGATACAGAttcctttttttatgaaatattcactCCTGATGTGTATGAGGATTTCCTCAACCCAAACTTAAAGTGCTTTCTTGATTTGTCCGACTACCCTAAAGATCATAAATGTTATGACGAGACAAACAAGAAAACtctaggaaaattcaaagatgaatgTGTAAGTATtcctattttagaatttataggtTTGAAACCTAAATTGTACACATATACAACTATGAATAATGAATATCTTACAACAAGTCAGGGTCATAGATTGAAAAAAAGCCAAAGGTATAACAAAATCagttgtagataa